The following are encoded together in the Halomonas halophila genome:
- a CDS encoding site-specific integrase codes for MATIRKRRRKDGSFSYLAQIRIARRGQPDHSESRTFPRKAMAEEWAKRRELELNSPGGVLSAKWKGVTLDDAIERYLHEFAQDAGRSKRATIQQLQRFPIARVQVTELTSEQIIGHAVMRRDSGIKSSTINQDITWLGIILKTAVAAWKMPVELNEFESAKLLMRSKGLVSRPGARDRRPTEKEVAQIRAYFRRSQRIRPSAIIPMEDIMDFAIASSRRQEEITRLTWQDLDEQAMTCWVRDAKHPRQKWGNHKRFKLNHEAMAIIQRQPRAEGKERIFPYNGKSIGTRWRAATAACGIEDLRFHDLRHEATSRLFEAGYEIVEVQQFTLHESWDVLKRYTHLRPETLQLR; via the coding sequence GTGGCGACGATCAGGAAGCGTCGGCGAAAGGACGGCAGTTTCTCATACCTGGCCCAGATCCGCATCGCCCGCCGTGGGCAACCTGACCACTCCGAGTCCAGGACGTTCCCGCGCAAGGCGATGGCCGAGGAGTGGGCCAAGCGCCGCGAGCTCGAGCTGAACAGCCCCGGCGGCGTGCTCTCGGCGAAGTGGAAAGGCGTGACCCTGGATGATGCCATCGAGCGCTACCTTCACGAATTCGCCCAGGACGCCGGGCGCTCGAAGCGGGCCACCATCCAGCAGCTGCAGCGCTTTCCGATTGCGCGGGTGCAGGTCACCGAGCTGACCAGTGAGCAGATCATCGGTCACGCGGTCATGCGCCGTGACAGCGGCATCAAGTCCTCGACGATCAACCAGGACATCACCTGGCTGGGCATCATCCTCAAGACAGCCGTGGCGGCCTGGAAGATGCCGGTGGAGCTCAACGAGTTCGAGTCGGCCAAGCTGCTGATGCGTAGCAAGGGGCTGGTATCTCGGCCCGGTGCCAGGGATCGTCGGCCGACGGAGAAGGAGGTCGCGCAGATACGGGCATACTTCCGCCGCTCGCAGCGAATCCGGCCCAGCGCGATCATCCCCATGGAAGACATCATGGACTTCGCCATCGCCTCCTCGCGGCGCCAGGAGGAGATAACACGGCTCACTTGGCAGGACCTCGACGAGCAGGCGATGACCTGCTGGGTGCGCGATGCCAAGCACCCGCGGCAGAAGTGGGGCAACCACAAGCGCTTCAAGCTGAACCACGAGGCCATGGCCATCATCCAGCGACAGCCGCGGGCCGAGGGCAAGGAGAGGATCTTCCCCTACAACGGGAAGTCGATCGGCACTCGCTGGCGGGCGGCGACGGCGGCCTGCGGAATCGAGGATCTACGCTTTCACGACCTGAGACATGAAGCGACATCCCGCCTGTTCGAGGCGGGATACGAGATCGTGGAGGTGCAGCAGTTCACGCTGCATGAGAGCTGGGATGTGCTGAAGCGGTATACACACCTGCGCCCGGAGACCCTGCAATTAAGGTGA
- a CDS encoding HNH endonuclease, with the protein MPTDSIEALSPGDVLSNDQLCEIFGCSPQGGMRRAKKTNTLVIVTNHIESIYEDRWEGNVIHYTGMGQTGDMDLTFAQNNTLNESPGNGVAVHLFEVFKRKEYTYVGEVVRAAPPYQAIQPGADGNDRKVWLFPLQLRSSRLPAMSQEAAKEAFEKKEKQAAKLPDEELRQRARNAPAKTGSRPTVTTQYGRSPYVAEYAKRRANGTCELCQELAPFQTKKGEPYLECHHIEWLAAGGEDTIENTVALCPNCHRKMHTLNLPSDKKHLAQISKGL; encoded by the coding sequence ATGCCTACGGATAGCATCGAAGCCCTCTCCCCCGGGGATGTCCTCTCAAATGACCAACTGTGTGAGATCTTCGGCTGCAGCCCTCAGGGCGGGATGCGGAGAGCCAAGAAGACCAACACCCTGGTCATCGTCACGAACCACATCGAGTCCATCTATGAGGATCGCTGGGAAGGCAATGTCATTCATTACACCGGGATGGGCCAGACCGGGGACATGGATCTCACCTTCGCCCAGAACAATACTCTAAACGAAAGCCCCGGTAACGGCGTGGCCGTGCATCTCTTCGAAGTCTTCAAGCGTAAGGAATACACCTACGTGGGCGAGGTCGTCCGCGCCGCGCCGCCCTATCAAGCGATTCAGCCAGGTGCAGATGGCAACGATCGCAAGGTCTGGCTTTTCCCGCTCCAGCTACGTTCATCCCGCTTACCGGCCATGAGCCAAGAAGCGGCCAAGGAAGCATTCGAGAAGAAGGAAAAGCAAGCCGCCAAGCTTCCTGACGAGGAGCTTCGCCAGCGAGCTAGGAACGCCCCGGCGAAGACAGGCAGCCGCCCAACCGTTACGACGCAGTACGGGAGATCCCCCTACGTGGCTGAATACGCCAAGCGCCGTGCCAATGGGACCTGCGAACTCTGCCAGGAGCTTGCCCCCTTCCAGACGAAGAAGGGAGAGCCTTACCTGGAATGCCATCACATCGAGTGGCTGGCCGCAGGCGGGGAAGACACCATCGAGAACACGGTAGCTCTATGCCCTAACTGCCATCGGAAGATGCACACACTGAACTTGCCTAGTGATAAGAAGCACCTAGCACAGATCAGCAAGGGCTTGTGA
- a CDS encoding (deoxy)nucleoside triphosphate pyrophosphohydrolase — translation MKHVAAALAIKDGHILLTRRAPGQQLEGYWEFPGGKQEPYETIQQCIEREIREELSLSCTAGNIFTESTYRYEGGAIKLIGVLVDLGHEAPELTVHDRAEWVPLTDMLGYELAPADIPIAKEVINAYG, via the coding sequence GTGAAGCACGTCGCCGCTGCATTGGCCATCAAGGACGGGCATATCCTCCTCACACGTCGAGCGCCAGGGCAGCAACTCGAGGGGTATTGGGAGTTTCCGGGCGGCAAGCAAGAGCCATACGAGACCATCCAACAGTGCATTGAGCGAGAAATCCGGGAGGAGCTCTCGCTTTCTTGCACCGCCGGGAACATCTTCACAGAAAGCACCTACCGCTATGAAGGTGGTGCCATCAAACTCATTGGCGTCCTGGTCGATCTTGGCCACGAAGCACCAGAGCTCACGGTCCATGACCGCGCCGAATGGGTTCCGCTGACTGATATGCTGGGCTACGAGCTTGCCCCTGCAGATATTCCCATCGCCAAGGAAGTCATCAATGCCTACGGATAG
- a CDS encoding pyocin activator PrtN family protein: MNTYFGLLAEFDGRGELPLDEVAPRYFGISARTASARAGAQALPVPTYRAGDSQKAPWLVSAVDLAQYLDKRKAEAHEMWQRVNV; encoded by the coding sequence ATGAACACCTACTTCGGACTACTGGCCGAGTTCGACGGCCGCGGCGAGCTACCGCTCGATGAGGTGGCACCGCGCTACTTCGGCATCAGTGCCCGCACCGCCAGCGCACGGGCCGGCGCCCAGGCCCTGCCGGTGCCCACCTACCGCGCCGGCGACTCCCAGAAAGCGCCCTGGCTGGTCAGCGCTGTGGATCTCGCCCAGTACCTGGACAAGCGGAAGGCCGAGGCGCATGAGATGTGGCAACGAGTGAATGTGTGA
- a CDS encoding TraR/DksA C4-type zinc finger protein, with translation MPDAPAANDECEECGGEIPAARRRAAPWAVTCIECQSIRERKAQAFR, from the coding sequence CTGCCGGACGCCCCGGCCGCCAACGACGAGTGCGAGGAATGCGGCGGCGAGATCCCGGCCGCCCGCCGCCGGGCCGCGCCCTGGGCAGTCACCTGCATCGAGTGCCAGTCCATCCGCGAGCGTAAAGCTCAGGCATTCCGATAG